A part of Streptomyces sp. NBC_01235 genomic DNA contains:
- a CDS encoding TetR/AcrR family transcriptional regulator → MGRISARERRENVIRAAIAEFAIAGYRGTTTAAIAERVGVKQPYLFRLFSDRKAIFVAALVRSAEGTRLAFERAADGVEGGEQARQMMADAYAQLISTRPETLLMQMQGYAAVAASEVQGDDLIGEVVRAGWMSIWETVRLSLGADADKTASFFACGMLGNTLTAIGLPLGAGG, encoded by the coding sequence ATGGGCCGGATCAGTGCGCGGGAGCGGCGTGAGAACGTCATTCGCGCGGCGATCGCCGAGTTCGCGATCGCCGGCTACCGCGGCACCACCACCGCTGCGATCGCCGAGCGGGTCGGCGTCAAGCAGCCGTATCTCTTCCGGCTTTTCTCGGACAGGAAGGCGATCTTCGTCGCCGCTCTGGTGCGGAGCGCGGAAGGCACTCGCTTGGCTTTCGAGAGGGCGGCCGACGGGGTGGAGGGAGGCGAGCAAGCCCGGCAGATGATGGCGGACGCCTATGCGCAGCTGATCTCGACGCGCCCCGAAACGCTCCTGATGCAGATGCAGGGATATGCCGCCGTGGCGGCCTCCGAAGTGCAGGGCGATGACCTGATCGGTGAGGTCGTCCGGGCCGGCTGGATGAGTATCTGGGAAACCGTGCGCCTGTCGTTGGGCGCTGATGCCGACAAGACCGCAAGCTTCTTCGCCTGCGGCATGCTCGGCAACACGCTTACGGCCATCGGGCTTCCATTGGGTGCCGGGGGGTGA
- a CDS encoding TetR/AcrR family transcriptional regulator, with the protein MSTEVKLSPRERLLEAAATLTYRDGVNIGVEALCKAAGVSKRSMYQLFESKDELLAASLKERASAYVATLLPAMDDGRSPRERILHVFEQVESQAGAPEFRGCRYLAVQIELKDQSHPASRVAHQVKANLTAFFRAEAEQGGAGDPDLLARQLSLVFDGASARAGIQADNLTGLVAPTVTTLLDAAGVH; encoded by the coding sequence ATGAGCACCGAAGTGAAACTGAGCCCCAGGGAGCGCCTGCTGGAGGCGGCGGCCACGCTCACCTACCGAGACGGCGTCAACATCGGCGTCGAGGCGCTGTGCAAGGCGGCGGGGGTGTCGAAGCGCTCCATGTATCAGCTGTTCGAGAGCAAGGACGAACTCCTGGCAGCGAGCCTGAAGGAGCGCGCCTCCGCCTACGTGGCGACTCTCCTGCCCGCGATGGACGACGGCCGGTCACCCCGCGAGCGGATCCTGCACGTTTTCGAGCAGGTGGAATCGCAGGCAGGAGCGCCCGAGTTCCGAGGCTGTCGGTATCTGGCCGTGCAGATCGAGCTCAAGGACCAGAGTCACCCTGCGAGCCGCGTGGCCCACCAGGTCAAGGCGAACCTGACGGCCTTCTTCCGCGCCGAGGCCGAGCAGGGCGGGGCGGGCGATCCGGATCTGCTGGCCCGGCAGCTCAGCCTGGTCTTCGACGGCGCGAGCGCCCGCGCGGGGATTCAGGCCGACAACCTGACCGGGCTCGTCGCGCCCACCGTGACGACCCTGCTCGACGCGGCAGGCGTGCACTGA
- a CDS encoding 4Fe-4S binding protein, translating into MTAARDTEGQPTRPPLPAKLAAHPSVRAVLARRRTGDVGRPPAVIDTAWLRELCLAAGADDVAAVSLDHPDLAGEREHALSALPGTRTLIAMAVRMNRDNCRSPARSVANQEFHQTDEQANHAARSVTQALQDAGYRALNPSVGFPQEMDRFPSERIWVVAHKTVAVAAGLGVMGLHRNVIHPKFGSFVLLVTVLVDAEVSEYGQALNYNPCIDCKLCVAACPVGAIAKDGAFDALACTTHNYREFMSGFTDWAQTVADSEDAADYRSRVSDSESASMWQSLSSPPGYKSGYCLAVCPAGEDVLGPYLDDRKNFMDTVLRPLQDKKETLYVLPDSHAQEYARRRFPHKPVKEVTGGWHPPARRSASTDRETRTS; encoded by the coding sequence ATGACTGCCGCGCGTGACACCGAGGGGCAACCCACCCGTCCCCCGCTTCCGGCGAAGCTGGCGGCCCACCCGTCAGTACGGGCCGTACTCGCCCGGCGCAGGACCGGTGACGTGGGCCGCCCGCCCGCGGTGATCGACACGGCCTGGCTGCGCGAGCTGTGCCTGGCGGCCGGGGCGGACGACGTCGCTGCGGTCAGCCTGGACCACCCGGACCTGGCCGGCGAGCGCGAGCACGCGCTGTCCGCGTTGCCCGGCACCCGCACCCTGATCGCGATGGCGGTCCGGATGAACCGCGACAACTGCCGCTCCCCCGCCCGCAGCGTGGCCAACCAGGAGTTCCACCAGACCGACGAACAGGCCAACCACGCTGCCCGCAGCGTCACCCAGGCCCTCCAGGACGCCGGCTACCGCGCACTCAATCCCTCCGTCGGCTTCCCCCAGGAGATGGACCGCTTCCCCAGCGAACGGATCTGGGTGGTGGCGCACAAGACAGTCGCGGTGGCCGCCGGGCTCGGCGTGATGGGCCTGCACCGCAATGTCATCCACCCGAAGTTCGGCAGCTTCGTGCTGCTGGTCACCGTCCTGGTGGACGCGGAGGTGAGCGAGTACGGGCAGGCTCTGAACTACAACCCCTGCATCGACTGCAAGTTGTGCGTCGCCGCCTGTCCGGTCGGCGCCATCGCCAAGGACGGGGCATTCGACGCGCTGGCCTGCACCACGCACAACTACCGAGAGTTCATGAGCGGGTTCACCGACTGGGCGCAGACGGTGGCCGACAGCGAGGACGCGGCCGACTACCGCTCCCGGGTCAGCGATTCCGAGAGCGCTTCCATGTGGCAGAGCCTTAGCTCTCCGCCCGGCTACAAGTCCGGCTACTGCCTCGCTGTCTGCCCCGCCGGCGAGGACGTCCTGGGCCCGTACCTGGACGACCGCAAGAACTTCATGGACACCGTCCTGCGACCGCTCCAGGACAAGAAGGAAACCCTGTACGTCCTGCCGGACTCCCACGCACAGGAGTACGCCCGGCGCCGCTTCCCCCACAAGCCCGTCAAGGAAGTCACCGGTGGCTGGCATCCCCCGGCGAGGCGTTCCGCGTCCACCGACCGAGAGACCCGTACGTCATGA
- a CDS encoding TetR/AcrR family transcriptional regulator, producing MTTEAMPSSRERLLEAAATLTYRDGVNIGVDTLCKAAGVSKRSMYKLFESKDELLAASLEERASAYVTALLPATDDNRPPRERILHVFEQAEAQAGAPDFQGCRYLVVQIELKDPSHPASRVAHRVKENLTAFFRAEAEQGGASDPDLLARQLILVFDGASARAGIKADTQAGLIAPTVAALLDAADMR from the coding sequence ATGACCACCGAAGCAATGCCAAGCTCCCGAGAGCGACTGCTGGAGGCAGCGGCCACGCTCACCTACCGAGACGGCGTCAACATCGGCGTCGACACGCTGTGCAAGGCGGCGGGGGTGTCCAAGCGCTCCATGTACAAGCTGTTCGAGAGCAAAGACGAACTGCTGGCGGCGAGCCTGGAGGAACGCGCCTCCGCCTATGTGACGGCACTCCTTCCCGCGACGGACGACAACCGTCCACCCCGCGAGCGGATCCTGCATGTCTTCGAACAGGCGGAGGCGCAGGCGGGTGCACCCGACTTCCAGGGCTGCCGGTACCTCGTCGTACAGATCGAGCTCAAGGACCCGAGCCACCCCGCGAGCCGGGTGGCCCATCGGGTCAAGGAGAACCTGACAGCCTTCTTCCGCGCCGAGGCCGAACAGGGCGGGGCGAGCGACCCGGACCTGCTGGCCCGGCAGCTGATCCTGGTCTTCGACGGCGCCAGCGCCCGTGCGGGAATCAAAGCCGACACGCAGGCCGGGCTCATCGCCCCCACCGTGGCCGCCCTGCTCGATGCGGCTGACATGCGCTGA
- a CDS encoding MFS transporter translates to MSTTFDRGAPASGKTDSGRRGSHAVRWWVLVVLGVAQLMVTLDATVVNIALPEAQHDLGFSDGSRQWVITGYALAFGSLLLLGGRLGDLFGRRTTFATGLIGFAAASVVGGAAGSFDILVAARVAQGLFAALLAPAALSLLSVTFTDPAERPKAFGIFSALSGAGAAVGLLLGGMLTEWASWRWVMYVNVIFAGVALVGALLLLAKPVVTERPKIDIPGTVVVSAALFGIVYGFAHVESTSWTDPVALGSMISGVVLLAVFARLERRVAHPLLPLRVVLDRTRGGSFLAVFVLGMGMFSIFLFLTYYLEASIGYSPIEAGLSFLPMVGGIVASSTTVPSLLLPKVGPKVVVSAGFLVSASGMALLTRLTLDSGYLADIMPGMILLGLGIGAVMTTSFQGATAGVHHEDAGVASALINTSQQVGGSISTALLTTVASSAATDYLSSHKPGALTMAQAGVESYTATLAWGAGIFVVGAVLTAFLMPNSALAPSEGEPVIAH, encoded by the coding sequence GTGAGTACCACCTTCGACCGCGGAGCGCCCGCTTCGGGGAAAACAGACTCGGGCCGCCGCGGCTCACATGCCGTGCGCTGGTGGGTGCTCGTCGTGCTGGGCGTGGCACAGCTCATGGTCACGCTCGATGCGACCGTCGTGAACATCGCCCTGCCCGAAGCGCAACATGACCTCGGTTTCAGTGACGGCAGCCGGCAGTGGGTCATCACGGGGTACGCCTTGGCGTTCGGCAGCCTGCTGCTGCTCGGGGGCCGACTCGGTGACCTGTTCGGTCGACGTACGACCTTCGCGACCGGCCTGATCGGTTTCGCGGCCGCATCCGTCGTCGGCGGCGCGGCCGGCAGCTTCGACATACTCGTCGCGGCACGCGTGGCCCAGGGACTGTTCGCCGCACTGCTCGCGCCCGCGGCGCTCTCGCTGCTCAGCGTGACCTTCACCGACCCGGCCGAAAGGCCGAAAGCCTTCGGCATCTTCAGTGCGTTGTCCGGTGCGGGTGCCGCGGTCGGACTCCTGCTCGGCGGCATGCTCACCGAATGGGCGTCGTGGCGCTGGGTGATGTACGTGAACGTCATTTTCGCGGGCGTCGCACTGGTCGGCGCGTTGCTGTTGCTGGCCAAGCCCGTGGTCACCGAACGACCCAAGATCGACATTCCTGGCACCGTCGTGGTGAGCGCCGCGCTGTTCGGCATCGTCTACGGGTTCGCGCACGTCGAATCCACCAGTTGGACCGACCCGGTCGCCCTCGGCTCCATGATCAGCGGCGTGGTGCTGCTCGCGGTATTCGCCCGGCTGGAGCGCAGGGTCGCGCATCCGCTGCTGCCGCTGCGAGTCGTGCTGGACCGGACCCGAGGTGGTTCGTTCCTGGCCGTGTTCGTCCTGGGCATGGGGATGTTCTCGATCTTCCTGTTCCTGACCTACTACCTGGAGGCCAGCATCGGCTACTCGCCGATCGAGGCCGGTCTGTCCTTCCTGCCGATGGTCGGGGGCATCGTCGCCTCGTCGACCACGGTGCCTTCGCTGCTGTTGCCCAAGGTCGGCCCGAAGGTCGTGGTCAGCGCCGGCTTCCTGGTCTCCGCGTCCGGCATGGCCCTGCTGACCCGGCTCACGCTGGACAGCGGCTACCTCGCCGACATCATGCCGGGCATGATCCTGTTGGGCCTCGGTATCGGTGCGGTGATGACCACCTCGTTCCAGGGTGCGACCGCAGGCGTGCACCACGAGGACGCGGGCGTCGCCTCGGCACTGATCAACACCAGCCAGCAGGTGGGCGGCTCGATCAGCACGGCGCTGCTGACCACCGTTGCCTCATCGGCCGCGACCGACTACCTCTCCTCGCACAAGCCGGGCGCACTGACCATGGCCCAGGCCGGGGTCGAGAGCTACACGGCCACCCTGGCATGGGGCGCCGGGATCTTCGTGGTCGGCGCGGTGCTCACGGCGTTCCTGATGCCGAATTCAGCTCTGGCGCCGTCGGAGGGCGAGCCTGTGATCGCCCACTGA
- a CDS encoding alpha/beta fold hydrolase: MPSRESRPTIRIPGTTSHTIAPRAGSVDREGTLRYLKAGTGAPLVLLHTVRTQAEHFRHLIPLIADRYTVYALDLPGMGYSEIVPGASYDEPAMRAGVERLLTELDLNDVTLVGESMGAVLALTAAADLPERVRRVAAVNTYDFRGGIARSSLLARVVVSGVLAPGVGPVIAGVEPKPALRTILQGGLGDKSALREDYMDELLQVGSRPGYPTVARAVYQALPSLIAARSRYPEVKAPVHLVYGEKDWSRPSDREANKKLLPAAEFTQVPKAGHFIALERPDVLADLLNAVA, translated from the coding sequence ATGCCCAGCCGAGAGTCACGTCCCACGATTCGCATTCCGGGGACCACCAGCCACACCATCGCCCCGCGCGCGGGATCTGTCGACCGCGAGGGAACGCTGCGCTACCTCAAGGCGGGCACCGGCGCCCCCCTGGTCCTGCTGCACACCGTGCGCACCCAGGCCGAGCACTTCCGCCACCTCATCCCGCTGATCGCGGACCGGTACACCGTGTACGCCCTCGACCTGCCGGGGATGGGCTACTCCGAGATCGTGCCCGGGGCGTCGTACGACGAGCCCGCGATGCGTGCGGGCGTCGAGCGCCTGCTGACCGAACTCGACCTGAATGACGTGACGTTGGTCGGGGAGTCCATGGGCGCGGTGCTCGCCCTGACCGCCGCGGCCGATCTCCCGGAGCGGGTACGACGCGTCGCCGCGGTCAACACATACGACTTCCGCGGCGGAATCGCCCGCTCAAGTCTTCTCGCCCGTGTAGTGGTCAGCGGTGTCCTCGCGCCCGGCGTGGGCCCCGTGATCGCCGGGGTCGAGCCCAAGCCCGCCCTCCGCACGATCCTTCAAGGCGGCCTCGGCGACAAGAGCGCGCTGCGTGAGGACTACATGGACGAACTCCTCCAGGTGGGCAGCCGCCCCGGCTACCCGACCGTCGCCCGGGCCGTGTACCAGGCCCTGCCCAGCCTCATCGCGGCCCGCTCGCGCTACCCCGAGGTCAAGGCGCCCGTCCACCTCGTCTACGGGGAGAAGGACTGGTCCCGGCCCTCGGACCGGGAGGCCAACAAGAAGCTGCTGCCCGCCGCCGAGTTCACGCAGGTGCCGAAGGCCGGCCACTTCATCGCCCTGGAACGGCCTGATGTGCTGGCCGACCTGCTGAACGCGGTGGCCTGA
- a CDS encoding ester cyclase, producing the protein MTAISTANTASEMVRSATTTALRIAARNLELYDTGNVAGADEVFAPDLIDHNPADGAASGIDGMRALIAAVRDGFTDTQHRILFQQELPGGWVVLHWRMTGTHTGDAFGFAASGNPVDINGTDIIRVVDGKITEIYHVEELLKLTQQISTGAQSA; encoded by the coding sequence ATGACCGCGATCAGTACGGCCAACACCGCAAGCGAGATGGTGCGCTCGGCCACGACCACCGCGTTGCGGATTGCCGCGCGCAACCTTGAGCTCTACGACACCGGCAATGTCGCCGGGGCAGACGAGGTGTTCGCCCCGGATCTGATCGACCACAACCCCGCTGACGGCGCCGCCTCGGGCATCGACGGCATGCGAGCGCTGATCGCCGCGGTCCGCGACGGATTCACCGACACGCAGCACCGGATCCTTTTCCAGCAGGAGCTTCCCGGCGGCTGGGTGGTCCTCCACTGGCGGATGACCGGGACCCACACCGGAGACGCCTTCGGGTTCGCCGCCAGCGGCAACCCGGTCGATATCAATGGCACCGACATCATCCGCGTTGTCGACGGCAAGATCACCGAGATCTACCACGTCGAAGAACTGCTCAAGCTCACCCAACAGATCAGCACCGGCGCGCAGTCGGCGTGA
- a CDS encoding NmrA family NAD(P)-binding protein: MSSHATSNIFVIGGTGAQGIPIVRALVADKKYSVRVLTRDATSPRAQALLALGNVSILEGSFADEDVLREGFRGCDGAFINIDGFNTGEKTETYWAIRTYEIAIEEGIKFFVYGNLDYALKKSGYDSRFRTGHYDGKGRMAEWVLFQNEKNRDRMGAAVFTSGPYIEMVISPLTPMQPSIEDGVVTWRVPLGDGAVPHVALEDCGFYVRWLFDHPERANGMDLEVAIEHMTYADMAAAFEKVTGHPAQYIDTDLETYWNSPDLKGIADHPAGYNADPNDKSTMSFRDNFTGFWNVWKHGIITRDYALLDEIHPARIRSAEEWFRREDQLGRELGKGSLWERVQPENWSVDSAVLKSSADFRTGKL; this comes from the coding sequence ATGTCTTCTCATGCCACATCCAACATCTTCGTCATCGGCGGCACAGGGGCTCAAGGAATACCCATTGTCCGCGCTCTTGTCGCCGACAAGAAGTACTCCGTCCGGGTGCTCACTCGGGATGCCACATCTCCCCGGGCCCAGGCTCTCCTCGCACTCGGCAACGTCTCCATCCTCGAAGGGTCATTCGCCGACGAGGACGTGCTGCGCGAAGGATTTCGCGGCTGCGACGGGGCGTTCATCAACATCGACGGGTTCAACACCGGCGAGAAGACCGAGACCTACTGGGCCATCCGCACATACGAGATAGCGATCGAAGAAGGAATCAAGTTCTTCGTCTACGGAAACCTGGACTACGCCCTCAAGAAGTCAGGCTACGACTCCAGGTTCCGCACCGGTCACTATGACGGCAAAGGCCGCATGGCCGAATGGGTACTGTTCCAGAACGAGAAGAACAGGGACCGCATGGGAGCAGCGGTCTTCACCTCGGGTCCCTACATCGAGATGGTGATCTCGCCGCTCACTCCCATGCAACCCAGCATCGAGGACGGCGTCGTCACGTGGCGAGTCCCGCTCGGCGATGGAGCCGTTCCGCATGTGGCTCTCGAAGACTGCGGATTCTATGTCCGCTGGCTCTTCGACCATCCGGAGCGAGCCAATGGCATGGACCTCGAAGTCGCCATCGAGCACATGACCTATGCCGATATGGCGGCGGCTTTCGAGAAGGTCACCGGCCATCCGGCGCAGTACATCGACACCGATCTGGAAACATATTGGAACAGCCCGGACCTGAAGGGGATCGCGGATCACCCTGCCGGATACAACGCCGACCCCAACGACAAGAGCACCATGAGCTTCCGTGACAATTTCACAGGCTTCTGGAATGTGTGGAAGCACGGAATCATCACCAGGGACTACGCTCTACTCGACGAAATCCACCCCGCCAGGATCAGAAGCGCGGAGGAGTGGTTCCGTCGCGAAGACCAGCTGGGAAGGGAACTCGGCAAGGGAAGTCTCTGGGAGAGGGTTCAGCCGGAGAACTGGAGCGTGGACTCCGCGGTTCTCAAAAGCAGCGCGGATTTCAGGACGGGCAAGTTGTAG